The nucleotide window TTGGAAAATGGGCGGGCAGTATCATCAATTTCTTTATGTTATTCATGCTCCTTGGTGTAAGTGCTGTCATGTTGGCCGGCGCCGGTGCCGTTTTTGAGGAACAGCTCGGCTTGCCAAAAAATCTTGGTGTAATTCTAACCATATTTCTTTCGTATCTTGTCATGCTTGTGGGCACAAAGGGTCTTTTTGCGGTCAATACGTTCGTCGTTCCCTTAATGATTACCTTTAGCTTAATCTTGATGTTTTTATCACTAGGAATGCCGAACTTTTTAGATCGCTTTTTATTTATACCACCTGCTACAGACGGCTGGAAGAGTGTGATTGCTCCATTTTCCTATACGGCCTTAAATTTGGGATTGGCACAAGCAGTTCTCGTTCCTGTTGCCACTGAGGTTAAGGATGACTGGACGATAAAATGGGGAGGTATTCTGGGAGGACTTGCGTTAACACTTATTTTAATTGGCAGCCATTTTACATTAATCATGCTGCCTAACCTTGAATTGTATGATATCCCAATGGCCATTATTATGAAAAACGTAGCCCCGTTTTTATATTGGATATTTGTACTTGTGATCTTTGGAGAAATCTTTACTTCTGTAATTGGAAATGTTTTTGGCCTTGATAGGCAGTTGCAGCAATATATCCGTATTCCAACGCTTGTATCGG belongs to Neobacillus sp. OS1-2 and includes:
- a CDS encoding GerAB/ArcD/ProY family transporter, with the translated sequence MKKNWTQAFQIAAVYVGTVVGAGFATGKEIVEFFSRFGFFGFISILMSGYFFVGIGSKMMRMAAHIEAKSYQEFNEHLFGKWAGSIINFFMLFMLLGVSAVMLAGAGAVFEEQLGLPKNLGVILTIFLSYLVMLVGTKGLFAVNTFVVPLMITFSLILMFLSLGMPNFLDRFLFIPPATDGWKSVIAPFSYTALNLGLAQAVLVPVATEVKDDWTIKWGGILGGLALTLILIGSHFTLIMLPNLELYDIPMAIIMKNVAPFLYWIFVLVIFGEIFTSVIGNVFGLDRQLQQYIRIPTLVSVSVIFTVSYLISLVNYSTLLSYLYPLFGYICMTFFILLWMKPFTPSK